AGAGTAAGGGTTTTAGCTTCTAATACACATTAAGCGTCTATCAGCTCTCAGCCATTTGTGTGTTAAAAAATCCCCGTCTCCCCGTCTCCCCGTCACCGTGTCTCAAGAAAGCTCCCCACTCTCCGTGTCAGCCCTTGCCGAGGGCATTCAACCGGATTTTATATCACCCCGCGCAAGACTTCAGCACCCACCCCAAAATGACCCCCAACCCGCCAAAACGAACAATTTGCCAAAACGGTTCCCAGAGCCTGCGCCACTGAAAAAGACTGCTTTCTAGGTTGATTTCAATCGCGTCCAATTCTTTTTGAATGAGCTGTAATTGCGCTTTTATTTCCGATGAATCTCGGTTTTGTGCTTTTAATTCGCTGCGTTCTTGCTGTAATTCCACTTTTCGCTGTTTGTCGCGCTGCACTTGAGCGTAGCGTTCTTTGAGAGAGAAGAGCGATTGTTCGACTTCCGCGATCGCGCGCTCTAAATCGGCATTATCGACGTTAGAATTCTCAGGAGGCATCCTATAAATTTGCTCGAAAACATCCTATTCAGTATTAACTCATGGTTCAGTCCCAAACCCATCAACTCGACCAACTGAGTACCCTAGAACTCGCTCAGGCACTCGCAGAACGCTTAACCATCGCCCCCAACGACTGGCACCGTCTCAAAGCCAATCGCAAAGCACAAGCAGCGCAACACGCCGCAGCCGCCCTCGTCTTTCTCCTCAACGACCGACCCCAAGAAGCCCTCATTCGCTTTCAACAAACCACGGGATGGCTTGACCGTTCCATCTCCGCACCACCTTGTCCCACTCACGGAAATTGACATCCTCCCCTTCCTTAAAAGCAACCTCGCGATACTGATTTTCTGCTTCGCTCCGTGCCAACTAGCGGTCTGTCAAGTTCCAATTTGTGGGTAAAGACGCTTAAGTGGGATAAGACGGCGAAACGAACCAAGAAAAATCCGGTTTCTTGTAAGAAACCGGATTTTGTGGAAAAAATCAGCATCTTACCGATTGGCAACAGGTTGCTTTTGCATTTCCATGAGTTCGGGAACCGTGACAAACTCATAACCTTGGGCTTTGAGTTTGTCAATAATGACGGGAAGTGCATTAACGGTTTTCCTGCGATCCCCACCGCCATCGTGCATCAGGACAATTCCCCCAGGAGAAGCATCGCGCAGGACATTCCGAACCATATTCGCGCTCGATGTGCGATAGTCTTGGGAGTCTGCGGACCACATGACAACGCTTTGGTTTTGCTTGGCAGCGTAGGTAGCGAGTCCATTGGTGAGGTATCCGCCGGGGGGACGGAAGAGAACGCTTTTTGCCCCTGTGAGTTTGTAGATAATTTCTGTGGTTCGATTGATTTCTGAGGCGGCGGCAGCTTCGCTATGTTGGCGATAGGGATGACTCCAGGTGTGGTTGGCAAGGACATGACCGTGATTGACCACAATTTTGGCGAGTTCGGGGAAGTTTTGGACGTTCCGACCTAAGAAGAAAAAGGTTGCTTTGATATTATTTTTCTTAAGGATGTATAGGATGTCATTTGTGGTTCCCGGCCAAGGACCATCATCAAAGGTTAGGGCAATGACTTTACGTTCTGCTGGAACTTGAACGCTTTTAATGGTTTTACCTTGAAACGCCTGGGGTAAGGAAAAGTCATAAATTCTTTTTTGTTCTTGTTCTAGGCGTTCGAGATTAGCCACAAGGTTTTGAAAGACCTTTGCATCGCTTAAGGCTAGGGATTTGGCTTGAATGGGGTCTGGGTCTTGGTTATTCAAGTCGAGCTTAATTTGAATGCCGTTTGCGGTCTTGGGGGAATTGCCTTTTAGCGCAGGTATAAGCAAACCAAAGGTAAAACTGGCTGCGGCGATCGCGATCGCGAATAGAGTCCGGCGTTGCCATATCAATGAATGATGTTGTGCCAACTTTAGTCTCCTTCACTCCTCAAATAATCTTAGGGGATAAATTGAATTGTTATCTAAAAAATAGAGTCTGGGAATACTCCTCGATACAACGCGAAGATTCGGCTTGCAAATCCAATTGTACGAAGGGAGGGGGATCGATGCGGATAGGGGAAGCCCTATGACATCCCGAAGAAATTCAGCAATCCATTGAGTCTCGCTATAATCTCTCATTACATCTGACAAAATGCTTTTCCGGGATTCTTGGAAAAACTTTTTGTTTTGCTCTTCTGCAATTGCACGCCGTTGTTTGAGCTGCTTACAGCTGTGGCATCGAAATGGCGGGTTCAAGAAAAGTTCTTGTCTCCGTCAAATAAGATCGGACACTATCGTGTCATGTTTCGAGCCTTTTTCAATACCGCTAGACGATTTATTGTTATTATGTCTAGCTGCTTGATTCATCAGGTCAACCTGTTTATTTCAATGCGCTCGATATTGCCCTTAAATTGAGTTTTTTTCGTGCCTTAGCGCTCTTTAAACACCTTACAAGAAGGGGTTTAAGTATTAGATCGGTAGCAAACACTTCGCATTTGCATATTATTTGGCTGGAGTAAAACCCTTTGCCGTACATCATAGAGTACTTCGGCGAAACCGTACAGAAAAAAAATTTAAAATGTCGTGCAATGCCGAGCATACAGCTTGAGAATGGCTTGGGTGACTTCTTCAATGCTCAACCCATCGGTCACGAGTTCTATGGCATCGGGGGCTTTACACAGAGGTGCAATTTTACGGGTGCTGTCTATGTAATCTCGGTGTTGAATTTCTTTTTCCATTTGTTCGAGATCGATTTGAGTTTCTCCTTGATGGGCTAGGTCTTGGAGTCGTCGGCGGGCGCGTTCTTGGGCTGAAGCGGTGAGAAAAATTTTAAGTTCTGCGTTGGGAAAAACATGGGTGCCGATATCGCGTCCTTCGGCTACGATTCCGCCTTTTTCTCCCCACTGTTGTTGTTGTTTGAGGAGGACTTGGCGTACGGCGGATAATTTCGCAACGGCGGAGACGTTGGCGGTGACTTGGGGTGTCCGAATCGCTTGGGTGACATCGGTGTTATCGATCGAGACTTGTAGGGGAGGGGTTGAGTTTGTGCGACGCAGGGTGAGGGTGGTGGATTCGAGGCATTCCGCGATCGCGGGTTCGTCGTCGAGGGCAATTTTTTTTTCTAAAACCAGCCACGCGATCGCGCGATACATGGCTCCTGTATCGAGGTAAAGAAATCCCAAGGCTTCGGCGACCAAACGGGTTACGGTGGACTTTCCCGCCCCCGCAGGGCCATCTATGGCAACGATCGGTTCGCGATCGCGCAGTTGGATATTATCGATCAGTCGCGTTGTTCCCACTCGCGCCGCGATCGCGAGCAATCCCGATGTTTCAATAGAATTCAGGGGAATTAAGGTTTGGGGATCGACCAGTTCGAGGTATTCTAACTCAATTTCCGGAACGGTTTGCAATTCGGTTTTTGCCGCAGTCATTAAAGTTTGAGCGTTCCGTTCGCCCTTTTGGAACGATCCCCTTGCCGCCTCCAAACTGCGAAATAAAACCGTGGCATTTTCTTCTTGTTCCGGGGTTAAGTATTGATTGCGAGAACTACAGGCTAAACCCGACGCTTCCCGCACAGTCGGACAGGGGCGAATTTCCACGGGAATATTCAAATCTGCGACCAAACGGCGAATAATCGCGAGTTGCTGGGCATCTTTTTCGCCAAAATACGCTCTGGTGGGTCGAACGAGATTAAATAGTTTTGTGACAATGGTTGCAACGCCTTGGAAGTGTCCCTCTCTTCGGGAACTGCACAAACCGGATGTCATTTCAGGAGGCGGAATAATAGTAGTTTGTGCGCGAGCGATCCCCATTGTCTCTGGAGACGGAGCAAAAAGAACTCGAACCCCTAATTCTTCGCACAATTGAGCGTCTTGTTCGCGCGATCGCGGATAATTTTCTAAGTCTTCGTTGGGAGCAAATTGCAGGGGATTGATAAAGATACTCACAACCACGATCTCATTTTCCGCGATCGCGCGCCGCATCAAACTCAAATGTCCTTCGTGCAACGCCCCCATCGTCGGCACAAAACCAATACTTTGCTCGTGCCAATACTGTCTTAATTCCGCCTGCAATCCGGCAATCGTTTTAAAGAGTCGCACCGCTAATTTCCCAAAACAAATACTTTATATCAGATATTAAAGCGCTTGCGCCCCCTGGTAGTGGTCTGTCAATTTTCAATTGACGGGGAAAGGAGAAGCGCCGAGACCCCACGCCGCCGTGAGGCGCAAACGTCCGGCACAAGCATTTGAGGAAAACTGAGGGGCTGTGTTTCGAGAAGGTGGCGACATCTGAGGTTCCCTCAGATGCTTGTGACCACCGTGTTTCCTCGAAACCCTGTACGCCCCGACGCGGACTTGGGAACGCTTGGCAAGACAGGGGTAAAGGTTAAAGGATGACTGTTAGCGCTCAACGACAACCCCTAATTTCTTTCTTGACAGACCAGAGTAGGAACCTATATATCTTGAAGTCCCTCCCCCAGGATTGGGGGAGGTCGGAACGCCTTTGAGGTTCCCTCAAAGGACGCAAGCCGACCTTTAGGGATTTAGGGAGAGGGCTTTGCGAGACTTATCGCTCTAAAACCTCAACCTGAACGGGTGCAACGCCGCTACTATACATATCGATCTCTTTCGCCGCACCCACAGAAAGGTCAATAATCCGTCCGCGAATGAAGGGTCCTCGGTCATTGATGCGAACCACAACAGAGCGTCCGTTATTTTTGTTGGTCACGCGCACGAAAGTTCCGAAAGGTAACGTGCGATGGGCTGCGGTCATTGCGTTCTGGTTGAACCGTTCCCCACTGGCGCTGCGACGACCGTGGAATCCCGGCCCGTACCAAGAAGCCATTCCCTGCTGTCGCGATACAACGCGAGCTGCGGCTTGTTGTGCGGCGCGAGAGGGTTCTGGGCGAGTGGCAATTTCTCCGACGGCTAAAGGCGGGGCGTTTCCGAGTAATCGCCTTAATCGATTGGTGGCTTGCAGTGCATCCTGGGTCAAACTTCTAGTGGTGTCAGGAAGGATCGTTTTATTGTCGATGGTGGCAATTTCTTCGCCGCTTGCAGTAATAATGTAAGCCGCGCGATCGCCATTCCAACCTACGGTAATTTCGCGAGCATCAAAATCATTTTGGTTGAGGTCGCTGAGACGGTGCGCCACCGCAATTGCTCGTTCGGTAGGGTTGGTGCTGGTTTGAATATTTCGAGCAACGGAAGTGTTTTTCTCTTCCTGTGTTGCTGTGGTACTAACAAGGGTTGCGGTCTGTCCGTTAGCCACTTTGTCTCGCGACTCATTCGATGCCGCAGAACTGAGGAAGGTGAGGACGGGAATGTTGTGGAGGTAAAGGGTTGCAGCTTGGCGTTCTCCCCACTGATGGGGATAAACCCGCGTCGCGCGATCGATAACTTGGGTGGTTTGCTGGGGAATGGCAACGGTGGGTTCGCCTCCCTCAAGGGGTTGAAGCGTTGAAGGGATTGTGGTGGAGGCTTCTGAAGGCTGAGACGCGATCGCGTTGTTTTCTGCTCGTTCTTGCGCAACGGCTTTAAACGGCTCGGCTGCCAGTGCCAGCGTCGTACCTAAAATAGTAGTCAGAACGGAAGCAGTTAAACGACTTGAAAGGTTTGGGCGCATAAGTTTTTTGTTGAATTACAACCACAATCGGTTTAACGAGATACAAACTCGTACTCATTCCGAGTGCGCAATAGGTTTAGCAAACTGCAACAGACTAGCACGATCCTTTGGCATTCCGAATCGGTATTATCTGACCCTGATTGGTACAAAAAAACTATTCACTTGTGTGACCGACCTGTGAAAGGATTACCATCTCTAGCCTTCACAGAAGCGATCGCGTTTACGTTTATTTACAAATAATTATCAAACTTCAATGATTCATAAAAAATTTTGCAGTATGTACCTTCCGTTAAAATTCGCGGCGTAAAAGGAGAGAATTCATCACCACAATAATCGAACTCAGTGCCATCGATGCCCCTGCCATTGCGGGACTGAGTGAAATGCCTTGACTGGGGAGCAGTACACCTGCTGCAAGGGGAATCGCGATCGCGTTATACCCCAAAGCCCAAAAGAGATTTTGACGAATTTTACGCACCGTTGCCCGACTGAGGCGAATCGCTTCAACGGTATTGAAGAGGCGAATATTCTCATCTGTGCTAGAGTTTCCCATCAAAACAATCCCGGCGGTTTCAATCGCCACATCCGTGCCGCCGTGGAGGGAAATTCCCACATCTGCTTGGGCTAGGGCGGGTGCGTCGTTGATCCCGTCCCCTGCCATTGCCACGACTTGGGTTGAATCCTGTTGGAGGGTTTGAATAATTTCTGCTTTTTTATCGGGACGAACTTCTGCGTAGACGCGATCGATTTTAAGCTGTCGCGCGATCGCGCGGGCAACTTCTTCGCGATCTCCGGTTAATAAAACCACCTCTAATCCCATCTTCTGCAATTTCTCGACTGTGGCAAAAGCATCGGGGCGCACGACATCCTCAAGAGCGATAATTCCCGCAAATTTGCCGTTTATTGCCGCGTAAATCGGCGTTTTCCCCGCAATTTCTCCATCACTTGCCACATCAATCCCGTGGTGCGTCAACCAGGCTCGATTTCCCGCTAAGATTTGCTCTCCCTCAATCTGTGCCGATACCCCCAAACCCGGTTCGGTGAAGAAGTCGGAGGCGGCGGAAAGGGTAAGGTTGCGTTTTTTTGCTTCTGCGAGAACGGCGAGGGCTAAAGGGTGATGGGTTCCGCTTTCGGCGGTTGCCACCTTTTGCAAGAGTTCGTCTGCGGTGAAGGGAGAAACGGGCAAACAGTCGGAAACTGTGGGACAGCCCATCGTGAGGGTTCCGGTTTTATCAAAAACGATTGTACTCAACTGATGAACGCGCTCTAGGATATCGCCCCCTTTAATCAAAATCCCCCGTTCCGCTCCCATGCTGGTTCCCACAAGAAGGGCTGTGGGAGTGGCTAAACCGAGGGCGCAGGGACAGGAAATTGCCAAAACCGCGATCGCGAGTTTTAAACTGAGAAGGACGGAGGAGGTGTCTGGAACCGCCATTCCGTGAGCCATTGCGGGGTGCAGAACCTGCGACCACAAAGATGTACCGATGAAATTCCAAAATAGGAAGGTGAGGGTGGCGATTGCCATCACGCCGTAGGCAAAATATCCCGCGACAGTATCGGCGAGTTTTTGAACGGGGGCTTTGCGGGTTTGGGCTTCTTCTACGAGGGCGATGGTTCTAGCCAGGGTGGTGTTTTGACCCGTGCGAGTCGTGGCGATCGCGATCGCGCCCGAACGATTGAGGGTTCCCGCTGCAACTTCATCCCCCGATTGTTTGAAAACCGGAAGGGATTCCCCAGTAAGCATCGATTCCTCAACAGACGTTTGTCCGAACACCACCACGCCATCTACGGGAATGCGTTCCCCCGGAAGGACACGCACCCATTCCCCTTCTCGCACCTGTTCCACGGGAATTGCGATCCCCCCCTCTTCCCAGGAAGTAGATTCGCCGATTACGTAGGCAACGGAGGGTTGTAGGGCGATGAGTTTTTCCAATGCCGCGATCGCGCGCGATCGCGCTCTCCCCTCCAACGTGCGCCCTAACAAGATAAAACCCAACAACATCACGGGTTCGTCAAAAAAGCACTCCCACCCCATCTGCGGGAAGAACAACGCCGCACAACTGGCAAAATAGGCGCTGAGGGTTCCCAACCCCACCAGGGTATTCATGTTGGGCATTCCGTAGCGCAAACCGCGCATCCCATCAAAAATAATTTCCCGTCCGGGAATCAGTAATGCCAGGGTTGCCAGTCCCCAATGAACCCAAATATTGCTCAACACCGGGATGACCGGGCCTCCCCAATGCTGCCAATGTCCCAACCCGGAAAAAAGCAATAGCCCCGCAGCCATCGCTAGCACCCCCGTGGAGGAGTGGGGTTTGTTGAGAGTCTTTTGGGGGGAATTTGCCCCTTCTGCGCTGCGAGGTTCCGCTTGAAAGCCTCTCGCGGTCAATTTCTCTGCCAGGGTTTTCGGGTCTATGGTTTGCGCTTCGTACTGTACGACTGCCATTTCCGTGATGAGGTTAACGCAAGCCGACACCACGCCGGGATTCTGCGTTAATTGGCGTTCCACTGCGGCGACGCACCCCGCACACTTCATTCCTTTTACGTCCAGCGTTGCCGTTTCTAGATCGGGAGAAGGTTTTTTAAGATCGCGCGATCGTTGTTCTGAAACTGTCATAATTCAAACGCAATAGACCACCTTTCATCCTAAAGCGTTTGCTCCTTATATTCGCGATCGCGAACAATAATAACCCACAAGATATATTCTTCTCCTGGGCTGCGAACAAATTTGTTAGGTGGAGAGTTCCCGATTCTTGGTAGGATTGTGTTTTCCCTGCTAGAGTGTAGAATTTTTAAGTCTTATTTTTTATGACCTCCAACGTTTCCAGTCCTGCCCGAACCATCCGCATCGCCTCGCGCAAAAGCCAACTCGCGCTGGTTCAAACTTATTGGGTGCAAGAACAACTACAAAAGCATTTCCCCGAACGCCAATTTGATGTCGAAACCATGAGTACCAAAGGGGATAAAATCCTCGATGTGGCGCTTTCCAAAATTGGGGATAAAGGGCTATTTACGAAAGAGTTGGAATTGGGAATGATTAATAAAACTGCTGATTTAGCGGTGCATTCCCTCAAAGACTTGCCCACAAAACTGCCGGATGGATTGGTTCTTGGCTGCGTGACCGAACGGATTAACCCGGCGGATGCGTTGGTGGTTCACGCGAAACATAAAGACAAGCAAATCGATACGCTTCCCGAAGGTGCGGTTATTGGAACCTCATCTCTGCGTAGACTGGCGCAACTGCGCTACCATTTCCCGCACTTTGAATTTAAAGATGTTCGGGGGAACCTCAATACCCGATTGGCAAAATTGGATGATGGGGGTTACGATGCCTTGATTTTAGCCGTCGCTGGGCTAGAACGGTTGGGAATGCGCGATCGCGTGCAACAGACTATTCCGAGTGAAATCTCTCTCCACGCAGTCGGACAAGGGGCATTGGGCATCGAGTGTCGCGCAGACGATACGGAGGTTTTAGAACTCCTTTCCGCCCTCGAACACAAACCCACCAAGTATCGCGCCCTAGCAGAACGAGAATTTCTCCGGGAACTCGAAGGCGGTTGCCAAGTTCCCATTGGCGCGAACACGACCATTGAAGGCGAAACCCTGACCTTCACGGGAATGGTTGCCAGTTTGGACGGTCAGCGACTGATTCGAGACACCGTAAGCGGTAATGTTAGCACCGCAGAAGCATTAGGTCGCGATTTAGCAGACCGCCTCAAAGGGCAAGGCGCACAGGAAATTCTTGCGGAGATTTTTGCTCAAATTGAAAGAAGTTGAGCGAAAAAGACTTTTTTTCACGAAGACGCGCGACCCATCGTGCGTTTTTTTTTGTTATTTGAAATAATCTGCCAAAACCATCCCCATAGCACTACGCACAAACGTTATAGCAATTCTCAGTCGCGATGTACTTAAATCCTACTGTATCCATACTCCCCTCTTCCAAAGTTGGGAGAGGTCGGAACGCCTCTGAGGTTTCCTCTTGCAGGCTATCGGGTAATGGCGTAGGGCGGGCATTGCCCGCAAGCTAAAGATTGCGATCGCACTTTTCACTGCATAATGCGATAAAACTCCGGAATTGCCCGAACTTTCGCTGTTGATATTGATAATCGCCCTCTAAAACCCAATAATCCCTATGAAGCTGTGGAAAAGCATCTGGAAAGTTTGCAATACAAAAATTCAAATTCCCTGGACAGATGCGGTTGAAGGTGGAGTCGAAGCCGGACAAAACGTTATCGAACTGGCACAAGCCTTAAGCGAAAACAAAGATGCCAAAGCCCTAGCTCCCCTCATCGGGCGTATTGACTCGCTTCTCGACGTGCTAGACTCCCCCTTGCTAGAAGTTGCAGGCGCGGGACTCCCCTTTATTGCGATGGGGACAAAGTTGCTGAAATTTATTGTTGAGGAAACCCAGCAGGAACCGACCCTAGAAATGGGCATTGCGCTGGTTGCTCAAGCGGCATATTTAGAGAGTTTGCGTCATTTTTTGCGAGATAATGATGCAGTTCGGGAGAAATTGGAAAATACCCCGGCATCAAAAGCAATTGCCAAACAAATCAAGCGCTTGGGGGAAAAGCTGGAACTGAACGGTCAAGAAATCCAGTTTGATGATAAAGACGCACGAAAGACCCTTATTTGCTTTCACGATTCCCCCCTCGCCAAGATTTTCAACCCCATTCTCGCCGCGCGTTTGCACGAGTCGGGATTGACGGAAACCGAAGCGAAACGGATTAGCGAACGCATTTCCCGCAGTACCCATCGTTATATGAAAGAAGCCTTAGCGGAAGTTCGGGACGATGTACCGCGTTTGGCTGCGCTGTACGGGGAAGGGTGGTTGCGAGATTTAGAACAGTACAGCAGTTTGGACAATTACTTAGAAGACAATATCGCCAAAAAACCCCAGGAAAAAGTATTCGATGAAGAATTTTCTTTCCAGGATGTTTACGTTCCCCTGGAAGTGAAACCCGTCGATAAAGACGAACCCGCGCAGAATATCGAAGAATGGGCGCAAACCACCCTGTTAGACGAGAGGAAGCAGGGACGGGTACTCTTCATTCAAGGGGGCCCTGGACGTGGGAAAAGCGTATTTTGTCGGATGTTTGCCGATTGGGTACGGCGAGAATTGCACCCCATTTACACGCCGATTTTGATTCGCCTGCGGGACATCACCGCCTTTGAAAACGATTTTGACCGCACCCTCAGCGCAGCGATTGGAACGGATTTTGTTAAGGATAGCGGCTGTCTGACAGACCGCAATACGCGCTTTCTCTTTCTGCTGGATGGCTTTGACGAATTGCTATTGGAACGGGGTGCAAATAAAGATTTGCGGGACTTTATTCAGCAAGTGGAAAAGTTTCAGCAAAATTGCGCGGAAAATCTAGAACGCCAACATCGCGTATTAATTACGGGTAGACCCTTCGCCCTGTTTGGCATCGAACACTTGATGCCCGCGAACTTGGAACGGATGGGAATTATCCTGATGGGGGAGGAGATTCAAAACCAGTGGTTGGAAAAATGGCAAACTGTTGTTGCTAGCGATGCGGTGGAAGCAGCGACCAAAACCCAGCAATTTCGAGGATTTTTAGAGAACGAACATCGTCCCGAAGCCGTAAAAACCTTAGCACAAGAACCCCTCTTGCTTTACCTGCTGGCGGCGATGCACCGGGACGGCGAGATTAATGCAGGAATGTTCGCTGCGGCGAGTCAGGGTGAGGCGAAAGTCCTGATTTATCAAAAAGCCTTGGATTGGGTGCTGAATAAGCAGCGAGAGAACAACCTGAACCAAAAACTCACCAGCCTAAAACTGGAAGATTTACGGACAGTCCTCGTTGAGACAGGATTATGCGTTACGCAGTCAGGTCGTGAATGGACGCGAATTTCTACGCTAAAAGAACGCTTAACGAAACTTGGTGATGAAAAGATCGCAAAGAAATTTGAAAAAATCTGTAATCAGTCCCAGGATGATGCGCTAACAAATGCACTCGCTGCTTTTTATCTAAAATCCACATCGAAGAACGAGAATTGCGTGGAGTTTGTCCACAAGAGCTTTGGCGAATTTCTCTGTGCGGAACGGATGATAAAAAGTTTTAGAGATTGGGTAGCAATAGAAACCTATCGACGCAGCAGCACAGAATATCGTATTCAAAACCAAGCGTTAGAATGGCAAATTTATGACTTGTTTGGCTACGGCGCGTTAACGGTGGAAATTGTTGAATATATACGGGCGCTGCTGGAACAACAGGACAAATCGGACAAAGAAGAAGAAAAATTTGATGTGGTAGCGTTATTTGACCGCCTGCACGATTTTTACCTTCTGTGGTGTGCGGGGGAATTTATTGAGCAGACAGCAGAAACTTTACCCCAAAAAAAGGCGCGACAGTTGCAAGCACAGGACATCGAACGCGGACAGCGCGAGGTGGATATTTACACCGGGTTGAATGTTTTGATTTTGCTGTTGGAACTGCATCGCTACGGGCAGGAACGGGAGACGTTGAAGGAGAAGCTAGCATTTTATCCTTGCGGTCAAGAGGATAGTGAAAATTTTGATAGAACACGCTTACTACGGATTATTGGTTACAGTCAATGCTTAGGCGCTTATTCCTTCCGAGAATTTTTGGGTAAGTTTCTCAGAGGCGCATACCTCAGTGGTGCAAACCTCAGAGGCGCAAATCTCCGAGACACAGACCTTATTCGCACAGACCTCAGTGGCGCAGACCTCAGTGGCGCATACCTCAGTAGTGCAAACCTTATTCGCGCAGACCTCATTCGCACAGACCTCAGAGGCGCAGACCTCATTGGCGCAAACCTCAGTGGCGCAAACCTCAGTGGCGCAAACCTTATTCGCGCAGACCTCATTCGCACAGACTTTATTCGCGCAGACCTCATTCGCACAGACCTCAGTGGCACAGACCTCAGTGGCGCATACCTCAGTGGCGCATACCTCAGTGGCGCAGACCTCAGTGGCACAAACCTCATTGGCGCAAACCTCATTGGCACAGATCTCAGTAGCGCAAACCTTATTCGCGCAGACCTCAGCGATCTAAAATGGGATAGCGATACCCGATGGGCGCATAGTCGGGGATTGCACGAAGCCAAGAACGTACCTAACGAACTCGCCCAAGAACCAAACTTTGCAGCGGCTGTCGCATTGAATCAAGGAGTCAGTTTTGTTCAGCAAGGCGATGTCGATGCCGCTTTAGCCGCTTACCAGGAAGCGCAAAACCTCGACCCTAATCTCGAAATTTCTGCTCGTTTTTGGAACGCACTATGCTGGTTTGGTAGTTTGCACAATCGTGCGCCGGATGTCCTCTTTGCTGGGGACAAAGCCGTTGAATTGGAACCCGATTATTGGAGATATCGAGAGTCGCGCGGACTCGCTAGGGCATCAACGGGGGATATTTCCGGTGCAATCGAAGATTTCCAAGCTACGCTGGATAGTGGATCTTTTGACGATTCAGAAAAAGAACAACAACAACGGCAAGGCTGGCTAGATGCCCTCCGCGCGGGGGACAATCCGTTTACGCCAGAGGTGTTAGCGGCATTACGTGAAA
The window above is part of the Lusitaniella coriacea LEGE 07157 genome. Proteins encoded here:
- a CDS encoding pentapeptide repeat-containing protein — protein: MKLWKSIWKVCNTKIQIPWTDAVEGGVEAGQNVIELAQALSENKDAKALAPLIGRIDSLLDVLDSPLLEVAGAGLPFIAMGTKLLKFIVEETQQEPTLEMGIALVAQAAYLESLRHFLRDNDAVREKLENTPASKAIAKQIKRLGEKLELNGQEIQFDDKDARKTLICFHDSPLAKIFNPILAARLHESGLTETEAKRISERISRSTHRYMKEALAEVRDDVPRLAALYGEGWLRDLEQYSSLDNYLEDNIAKKPQEKVFDEEFSFQDVYVPLEVKPVDKDEPAQNIEEWAQTTLLDERKQGRVLFIQGGPGRGKSVFCRMFADWVRRELHPIYTPILIRLRDITAFENDFDRTLSAAIGTDFVKDSGCLTDRNTRFLFLLDGFDELLLERGANKDLRDFIQQVEKFQQNCAENLERQHRVLITGRPFALFGIEHLMPANLERMGIILMGEEIQNQWLEKWQTVVASDAVEAATKTQQFRGFLENEHRPEAVKTLAQEPLLLYLLAAMHRDGEINAGMFAAASQGEAKVLIYQKALDWVLNKQRENNLNQKLTSLKLEDLRTVLVETGLCVTQSGREWTRISTLKERLTKLGDEKIAKKFEKICNQSQDDALTNALAAFYLKSTSKNENCVEFVHKSFGEFLCAERMIKSFRDWVAIETYRRSSTEYRIQNQALEWQIYDLFGYGALTVEIVEYIRALLEQQDKSDKEEEKFDVVALFDRLHDFYLLWCAGEFIEQTAETLPQKKARQLQAQDIERGQREVDIYTGLNVLILLLELHRYGQERETLKEKLAFYPCGQEDSENFDRTRLLRIIGYSQCLGAYSFREFLGKFLRGAYLSGANLRGANLRDTDLIRTDLSGADLSGAYLSSANLIRADLIRTDLRGADLIGANLSGANLSGANLIRADLIRTDFIRADLIRTDLSGTDLSGAYLSGAYLSGADLSGTNLIGANLIGTDLSSANLIRADLSDLKWDSDTRWAHSRGLHEAKNVPNELAQEPNFAAAVALNQGVSFVQQGDVDAALAAYQEAQNLDPNLEISARFWNALCWFGSLHNRAPDVLFAGDKAVELEPDYWRYRESRGLARASTGDISGAIEDFQATLDSGSFDDSEKEQQQRQGWLDALRAGDNPFTPEVLAALREKR